In a single window of the Olivibacter sp. SDN3 genome:
- a CDS encoding bifunctional 2-polyprenyl-6-hydroxyphenol methylase/3-demethylubiquinol 3-O-methyltransferase UbiG, with protein MINANGKTEFWEKSFVEKQEMWGFEPSNSAILVKDFFLEKSVKNILIPGIGYGRNAQIFKDNGIAVTGIEISQTAIEMARKHYGTALTIYHGSVTDMPFDNSLYDGIFCYALIHLLNRVERKKLIADCYNQLMDNGYMVFTAISKEAPTYGKGKFLSKDRYEIFGGVKMFFYDRKSITEEFSKVGLFEIKEVIENYPFFLIKCRKIR; from the coding sequence ATGATAAACGCGAACGGCAAAACTGAATTTTGGGAAAAAAGCTTTGTTGAGAAACAGGAAATGTGGGGTTTTGAGCCATCCAATTCTGCCATATTGGTAAAGGATTTTTTCCTTGAAAAATCAGTGAAAAACATACTTATTCCTGGAATCGGTTATGGGCGGAATGCACAAATTTTCAAAGATAATGGAATAGCCGTAACAGGGATTGAGATATCGCAAACGGCTATTGAAATGGCAAGAAAACATTATGGAACAGCTCTGACGATCTATCATGGTTCCGTAACCGATATGCCATTTGACAATTCCTTATATGATGGAATATTTTGCTATGCTTTAATTCATTTACTGAACCGTGTGGAAAGAAAAAAATTGATTGCTGATTGCTATAATCAACTAATGGACAATGGATACATGGTGTTTACAGCTATTTCCAAAGAAGCCCCCACTTATGGCAAAGGCAAATTTCTCAGCAAGGATCGGTACGAAATATTCGGTGGGGTAAAAATGTTCTTTTATGATAGAAAATCGATCACCGAAGAGTTTAGCAAGGTCGGATTATTCGAAATCAAGGAAGTCATAGAAAATTATCCATTCTTTTTAATTAAATGCAGAAAGATCCGGTAA
- a CDS encoding helix-turn-helix domain-containing protein yields the protein MKEFQYDNRMYYSPVEFAMAHIGGTWKIPILLCLRNGSMRYGDLKKSIPHISDKMLITQLRELENKNMLTRHSFLEKPPRVEYQLTEKAIRALPVIDQLTTYGISLMNEAGVDRSSD from the coding sequence ATGAAAGAATTTCAGTACGACAATAGAATGTATTACAGTCCTGTTGAGTTTGCAATGGCACATATAGGCGGAACTTGGAAAATTCCAATCCTGTTGTGCCTTCGAAACGGTTCAATGCGATATGGCGATTTGAAAAAGTCTATACCACACATTTCAGATAAGATGCTGATCACCCAGTTACGGGAATTGGAAAATAAAAATATGCTCACCAGACACTCCTTTCTAGAGAAACCCCCAAGGGTAGAATATCAACTTACCGAAAAAGCCATAAGAGCCTTGCCTGTTATTGACCAATTGACAACGTACGGTATTTCGCTGATGAACGAAGCAGGCGTTGATCGAAGTTCTGATTGA
- a CDS encoding DinB family protein, giving the protein MILQSLIAEFEQEVKSTRKLLQAVPEKDINYKPSPISWTMGELAQHIATIYYWYVGTLSQDVYDLAADHLGRGEPADIKTTLDLFEKNVEKSRAALNATTEENLQDQWTMKIGDRTVLGPMPRSIVLRSFLFNHVYHHRGEMVVYLRATGNKVPGLYGPTYEENPGSK; this is encoded by the coding sequence ATGATACTACAATCCTTAATTGCTGAATTTGAACAAGAGGTAAAAAGCACAAGAAAATTATTACAGGCTGTACCTGAAAAAGATATCAATTACAAACCCTCTCCAATTTCATGGACAATGGGCGAACTTGCACAGCATATTGCCACGATATATTACTGGTATGTAGGAACACTCAGCCAAGATGTATATGATTTGGCAGCTGATCACCTTGGGCGTGGAGAGCCTGCAGACATCAAAACTACTCTTGATCTTTTTGAGAAAAACGTTGAAAAATCCAGGGCTGCACTGAACGCGACTACCGAAGAAAATTTACAGGACCAGTGGACCATGAAAATTGGCGATCGTACCGTGCTTGGCCCGATGCCCCGGAGTATTGTGCTCCGCAGTTTTCTTTTCAATCATGTTTATCACCATCGTGGCGAAATGGTCGTTTACTTGCGCGCCACCGGCAATAAAGTACCAGGTCTTTACGGACCAACGTACGAAGAAAATCCCGGAAGTAAGTAG
- a CDS encoding DinB family protein, with protein MKTFFKELFEYNNHFNTKLAESFLANQYIVSKESVKVFCHILNAHEIWNSRIQGKTNIYEIWQVHNPVDFAKLMELNQENTNAIIEGNSLNEVIQYSNGKVQRKIQDILFHMINHSTYHRGQIAIDFRECEIEPIATDYIHYKK; from the coding sequence ATGAAAACTTTTTTTAAAGAGCTATTTGAATATAACAATCACTTCAATACGAAATTGGCTGAATCATTTTTAGCCAATCAATATATTGTTTCAAAAGAATCAGTAAAGGTATTTTGCCATATTCTCAACGCACATGAGATCTGGAATTCAAGGATCCAGGGAAAAACAAATATTTACGAGATTTGGCAGGTTCATAATCCTGTCGATTTTGCTAAGCTGATGGAATTAAACCAGGAAAACACAAATGCTATTATTGAAGGAAACTCTTTAAACGAGGTTATTCAATATTCCAATGGTAAAGTACAAAGAAAAATACAGGATATTCTATTTCACATGATCAATCATTCCACCTATCATCGTGGACAAATAGCAATAGATTTTAGAGAATGTGAAATTGAACCAATCGCCACAGATTATATACATTATAAAAAATGA